A region of the Myxococcus stipitatus DSM 14675 genome:
GACTACGGTACTTCGGTGTCATCTTTCGGCTGGGAGGCGGAGCTGGGCGTGGCGGGCGAGGTGTGGGGTCCGTTCGGCTACCAGGTGCGCTTCGAGCTGTCGCAGTTCAAGGACACCTTCTCCGGGGCGGGGACGCGCTCGGGGTGGAACAACGGGGGCGTGGCCGAGGACACGTACTCCAGCATCCACTGGAGCCTCACCGCGTCGTACTGACGCGGGAGGGTTCAGGTGGGGGGCAGGGTGCGCGCTGTTTCCCACACGGGCCGGAGGGCATGGCTGACGGCTTGGACGACGTCGGCGAGGTGCTCGGGTCGTCCTTCGGGTTGGGGGGCTCGGTAGCGCGCCCACTTCTCCAGGCTCCAGGGGCTCTGGCCGAACGAGCCGGAGACGAGTCGCTCCATCAAGTCCAGGGAGTCGCCGCGCGAGTCGAAGGCGATTCGCAGCGCGGGCGCGAGCAGGGGCGCTTCGAGCGATGCGAAGCGGATGAGGAGGAAGACGTCGAAGAGGTCCTTGGGGCGGAAGCGGCCCTTGCCTCGCTCGAAGAGTCCGTGGACCTTCCACGCGAACATCGACTCCGGGCGGACGGCGAGCACATGGGCGGGAGCGCCATCGGTCGACGGATAGTCGAGCCAGAGGGGCGGAGGCACCGTCTCGTCGCCAAAGCCGATGTCGATGCGGAGCTCGAAGGGGGAGGGAGTGTCGGGCAGGCGCGTCTCGACGTGGAGGCGCACGCCGGGGAAGTCGGTCTCCTCCCAGATGACCTCGGAGCGAAGCGCGCCGAAGGAGTAGCCGTCCTCGACGTCCAGGCTCAACACCTGCTCCACGAGCCGCAGTGTCCGAGGGACATCGAACGGAAAGGTCGCGAGGAAATCGAGGTCCTCGACCAGGCGAGGCACGGTGCCGCTCCAAAGGCGCATCATCAGCCCGCCGCGAAGGACCAGGGAGGATGCGTCCGGCGAGCGGGCGAGACGTCGCAACACCGCGACTCCCGAGCGAAGCGGATGCACGTCGGGGCTCATGGCGTGCCCTCCGTCCCGATGCGAGGGGTGGTGTCGTTTCGCCGGCGCCGCGGCGCGCTCGGATGCGCGCCGGGGCTCATGGCGTGCTCTCCAGCCAGCCTCGGTCGAGGCCGTGGTTGGAGTCGTAGACGGTGTACTCGCGCAGCCGCTGCGTGAGCGGATAGCCCTGGCCCGCGAGGTCCTCCAGCAGCGCGGTGAAGCGCGCGTCGGCGTTGGCTCGGCCGAGCCCGTGGACGCGCAAGGTGACGAATCGCTCGGCGGCGCCGTCCTCACGCACCTTCCGCGCGTTGCGTGACAGGTGCGCGCCGTGCCTCGCGCATCGCGCCTGGAGCGCGGCCAGGTCCCCACCGCTCGCGGGCAGGAGGACCTTCACGTGGAACTCGAAGTAGTTCGCGGGCTGAGCACGCGCTGCGTCGTCGTCCTCGGGCATGTCGCGATTCTTCCCCAACGCCTCCAGCTTCATGCGCGTCACGTCGAAGCCCTGGCTCGCGAGCGCACGCGCCATCGCCCTCACTTCCTCCTGCGCATGCCGGAGCGTGCCGTGGTGGTAGGAGGCCGTCATGGGCTGGAACGGCTCGGCGCCTCGGCCCAGCTCGATGAAGATGCACTTCACCGAGGCCGCGTCGCAGAACGCGCGGAAGCGCTCGAGGTCCTCCTCGGAGCGAGCGGAGACGGTGAGGTGCGCCTCGTACGCGCCACCAGGAGACATGGGGCGCAGCAGGTCCGCCAGCTCCAGGTAGGGCCTGTGCCGCATGTTCACGAAGAACTTGTTCCCCTCCATCTCGCCGAGCGTCCGCTGATACCCATCGGGCAGCCACGCACTGTCCCAGCCATACCCACCCTCGCCACGAGGCTGCGCGAGCAGCGAGCCCGAGATGGCGCCCTCGAACACCTGGACACGGTCGGGACTCCCCTCCGCGGAATAGGCCACCGCCACCCGAGTGCGCCCCCGGCGGCCACCATGCTCCGCGAAGAAGTCCCGCGCCCCGCGCGTCTGCAGCTCCTGCTTGAAGCGCGCGCCCGAGAAGGACTCACCGCCCTCCAGCTCCAGCGCGGTGGTCTCCACGATGCACGGAGCACCGAGCCGCGCGAAGGCCGCCAGCACCTTGTGCTTCGCGACCGAGACAAGGTCGAGCGGCGCCGTGAGCGCATCGTCCTCGAAGCCAGGGAGCGGGAGCTTCTGCCAGGTGATGTCGAGGCCCGCCAGGAGGCGGATGACCTCATCGGCCTTGTGGCGGTTGCCAGTGACGAGAATGGCTCGATTCACGGGAGCACGTCCTTCGATGAGGGCGCTTCGGGGCGCCAGTTCCAGAGGGCGGGGCGCCCGGTGTTCTCTGGAAGCAGGCCCCCGTCCACCTTGTCGCGGCGGACATACTTGGCCAGGAAATCCACCCTGACACCCGTGCCCTCCTCCCGCCGCTCGAGCCGCCACACGGCGCCCTCCACCGGGTCCATGGCGTGATGGAACCCATGCGGTAGGAGACGAGACATCGCCGCCTCGATATCCAGCGGCCCTCCTTCGTGAATCAGGCCCGGGGTGACGAAGTCCGCGACGCGCAGACGCTCGGTCACCTGCGCCCACGGGAGGCTCAGACCCTGGCTCATCAGGTCGAAGGCCACGAAGGGCTCATGGGTGAGCGCATAGCGGGTGCTGTGCGCCAGCGCGAGCCACTCGCCGACGAGCCACTCACCGGGCTTCAACACCGCCATGAACCGCTCCGAGTGGGCCGCGACCCAGCCTGCCCAGAGCCTGCGGGCTTCGTTGGGAGAATGTGCGGCCAGCCGTCCTTCGCGGCCCAGCGCGAGGAGTGTGTCGCCCACTCGAGCCGCGGCGACACAGGAGCCGTCCAGCTTCTCCAGGACGACGACATGGTCTCGAGCATCGCGCACCCGTTCGGTGCAGACACGCGCGAGCGCGGGAGGAAGGTGCCTGTCCGCGGGTCCGGTTCGCGAACCAGGCAGGTGCGGAATCGAGCCGTAGGCCTTTCGGCCCAGCGGACGGAGCTCGGGGTCGGAGAGGTTCACCGCGCCCGACGATGCTCAATCCAGAGCGCGGATGCGAACGGAAAGGGACGACCTACTGCAAGCGATGGGACTTCGTGCGCGGGGGCCGCACCCGTTCCCGTGCACGCACCCGGTCCGATACCAGCTCATCGAGGAAGAAGAGGTCATCGCCCAGCCCATCCACGCGGACCTGGATGAGCGGGTCCGCGGGGTACTGCTGGACGGGGTCATCGTAGACGAGCGCCACGACGGTGCCGGTGCGGCCGAGGAAGCCCGGGCTGATGGTGCCGTCCGTCGAATCGGGGACGACGGTGACGCGGTCTCCGATGTGCACGGGGGCACCGTCCACGTCTCGCTTCACGATGAGAGAGGGGTCCTGGATCATGGTGCGTAGGAGCGGGGCTTGAGGGAGCGGGAGAGGACGATGGCCGCCGCGCAGATGAGCGCCCAGGCGAGCAGGTGGTAGCCGGCGACGTGCCGCCAGTCCTGCTCACACGCGAGCTCGCCCACGAAGGCCCCCGTCGTGCCGACGGACAGGCCCGCGCACAGGGCGCGCAGCGGTTGAAAGGCCGCGCCTCGCAGCACCACCAGCGCGACGATGAGCGGCACGAGGTCCACCGCGAGGTGGCTCGCCGTACACACCCAGGCGGGAAGCGACGCCGGCGAAGTGGGGGAGGCCCGCGCGAGCACGAGCGTCGCGGCGCACGCCACGGCCAACCCCACGGCGGCACGGCGCAGGCCACGTCCTCGAGGGGACAGGGCGCCCCAGGCACAGACGCCGCTGGTCGTGAGCAGGAGCAACAGCAAGGGGGCTCGCTGGAGCAGGGCCGGGCCGCTCAATGCGCCCCCCACGAGCAGGATGGCCACCACCAGCAGCGCGAGGGTGCAGCACGACGCCATCACCCACGCGGCCTGGGTGCGCCAGCGCCTCACGGGCTGGTTCAACGCCAGCTCACCTCGTGCACTCTCGAGGGCCCGGGAGAGGGCGCTCGCCTCCACGCGAGGCTCCTCGTTGAGCAGCGCGTCGATGTCGATGGGCGTCTTCATCACGCCTCTCCCAACGCGCCGAGAATCTCCCGGAGCTTCTCGTAACCCCGGTGGGCCCGGAGCCTCGCCGCGCCCGCGCTGATGCCTCGGAGCTCGGCAATCTCGTCGAAGGACCAGCCCTCCACCTTGCTCAGCACCACGGCCTCGCGGTGGTCGGCGGGGAGCTGCTGGAGCGCGTCCAGCAGGTGCTGACGCAGGGACGGGTCTCCCGAGGGCGGCGGCGCGGAGGTGGGGGCTCCCGTGTGGGCCCCCGAGGCGTAGGCATCCACATGGTGGCGATGACGCAGCGAGTCCCGCGCGGCATTCGCGGCGATGGTCATCAGCCAGGGGATGAAGCGAGTCCCGGGCTCGTAGCGCCCTCGGGCTCGGATGACGGACAGGAATGTCGTCTGCAAGAGGTCCTCGGCGAGCGGGCCGTCCCGCACCATTCGCGTCAGGAACCCCTGCACCCGGCCAGAGTGCCGGGCGAACAAGGTCTCGAACGCGTCTGATGCACCGTCGCAGAACCGTTCCATGAGTGCTTCATCCGAGGGACTTCCCATCACCCGGCTCATGGACGGCCCACCCTGAAATGTGTTTCGGGGGCCGCGAGCGGACCTTCCGCCGCGGTCAACCCGGTGGAATCACGGGGGATTTCACGCCCCCCGCTCGAAAGGCTCACCCAGGCATCAACACCAGCCGGGCAATCTCTGGCGGGGCCCCCACGCGCATGGGCGGGCCGACGAAGCCGCAGCCCCGGCTGACATAGAGCTGGGAGTCGCCCGTGCGGCTGAGCCCCGCATTGCGGCTGCCCCAGATGGCGCCCGCCACCAGGTTGCCCGGGAACATCTGCCCGCCATGGGTATGGCCGGAGATCTGGAGCCCCACGCCGCGCCGGGCCACTTCGTCGAAGTTGGACGGCTGATGCGCCAGGAGCACGGAGGCGCGGTCCGGACTCACCTCGCGAAGCGCCGCGTCCAGGTCGTACCCGGGCTCGCCCATCCGGAATGCGCTCCAGTCGTCCACCCCCGCCAATGAGAAAGAGGCTCCCGTGTCCCCGATGGACACGGCGCGGTTGCGCAGCACGGTGATGCCCAGTCGCTCCAGGAAGGCCACCCATGACGTTGCGCCGGAATAGTAATCATGATTGCCGGTGACGAAGAACACTCCATGGCGAGCGGCCAGCGCGCCGAAGCCCGCGACGTAGGGTCCCAGCCTGCTCACCGGCCCATCCACCAGGTCGCCGGTGATGACGATGACGTCGGGCTTCAGCGCGTTGGTGCGCGCGACCAGCTCATCCACGAAGTGCCGCTGGAGCACGTCGCCCACGTGGATGTCCGTGAGCTGCACCAGGGAGAAGCCATCCAGGGCCCGAGGCAGGCGCGGCAGGCGCACGGGCGTGTCGCGCACGTCGGGTGGGTGGAACGCGCGCCAGGCCCCGAAGCCGCTCAGTCCGACGCCCGCGACGCCCGCGCCCACGGCCAGTCCTCCGGTGAGGACCGCGCGTCGCTCGGGGGAGGGCGGGAGCGATGCGGGGGGCACAGGGCCTCGCACGGCCCGGCTCGCCACGCGCTGCGCCAACTCCACGGCCAGCGTGCAGAAGAACAGGTACATCACCAGGCCCATCCACGTGAGCAGCCCGATGCCCACGAGCCGGACGCCCTCCGTGGGGAACCAGACGCCGAAGGAGCGGAACCCGGCGGCGCCCACGAAGCCCGAGACGAGCAGGACCTGGGCTCCCCGGCGGAGGCCCCGGTGCGCCGTCATGTCGCGGATGAGCCGACGATAGAGATAGACGTGCGCGACGCCGAGCAACGTCAGGATGGGGACGAACCACAACAGGAAGCTGAGCCAGCGGGGCATTGTCCTCCTGCATAGCGGAAGCCCCGAGGAGACGCCCGCGCATTTCGAGCCAGGGCCGTCACCCCTGTCGGCGGGCAAGCGGTCACGCTTCTGCTTCCGTGATGGGACGTCCCGGGGCAGTCTGGGCGCGTTCATCGCCGGACTCCGGCCTGCTTCCGAGGACCCTCATGCTCCGCTCGCTTCTGTTGTGCGCCCTGCTCCTGCCCTTGATGGGCTGTGGTGATGACTCGCCGGGGCAGGGGAACCCGGACAACGGCGACCCGACGAAGGTGACGTACGCGGAGAGCCTGAACGTGGACCTGTCGACGATGACCCTCCTGC
Encoded here:
- a CDS encoding nucleotidyl transferase AbiEii/AbiGii toxin family protein, which encodes MSPDVHPLRSGVAVLRRLARSPDASSLVLRGGLMMRLWSGTVPRLVEDLDFLATFPFDVPRTLRLVEQVLSLDVEDGYSFGALRSEVIWEETDFPGVRLHVETRLPDTPSPFELRIDIGFGDETVPPPLWLDYPSTDGAPAHVLAVRPESMFAWKVHGLFERGKGRFRPKDLFDVFLLIRFASLEAPLLAPALRIAFDSRGDSLDLMERLVSGSFGQSPWSLEKWARYRAPQPEGRPEHLADVVQAVSHALRPVWETARTLPPT
- a CDS encoding non-canonical purine NTP pyrophosphatase; the protein is MNRAILVTGNRHKADEVIRLLAGLDITWQKLPLPGFEDDALTAPLDLVSVAKHKVLAAFARLGAPCIVETTALELEGGESFSGARFKQELQTRGARDFFAEHGGRRGRTRVAVAYSAEGSPDRVQVFEGAISGSLLAQPRGEGGYGWDSAWLPDGYQRTLGEMEGNKFFVNMRHRPYLELADLLRPMSPGGAYEAHLTVSARSEEDLERFRAFCDAASVKCIFIELGRGAEPFQPMTASYHHGTLRHAQEEVRAMARALASQGFDVTRMKLEALGKNRDMPEDDDAARAQPANYFEFHVKVLLPASGGDLAALQARCARHGAHLSRNARKVREDGAAERFVTLRVHGLGRANADARFTALLEDLAGQGYPLTQRLREYTVYDSNHGLDRGWLESTP
- a CDS encoding RNA ligase family protein; this encodes MNLSDPELRPLGRKAYGSIPHLPGSRTGPADRHLPPALARVCTERVRDARDHVVVLEKLDGSCVAAARVGDTLLALGREGRLAAHSPNEARRLWAGWVAAHSERFMAVLKPGEWLVGEWLALAHSTRYALTHEPFVAFDLMSQGLSLPWAQVTERLRVADFVTPGLIHEGGPLDIEAAMSRLLPHGFHHAMDPVEGAVWRLERREEGTGVRVDFLAKYVRRDKVDGGLLPENTGRPALWNWRPEAPSSKDVLP
- a CDS encoding carotenogenesis protein carS, whose translation is MIQDPSLIVKRDVDGAPVHIGDRVTVVPDSTDGTISPGFLGRTGTVVALVYDDPVQQYPADPLIQVRVDGLGDDLFFLDELVSDRVRARERVRPPRTKSHRLQ
- a CDS encoding RNA polymerase sigma factor produces the protein MGSPSDEALMERFCDGASDAFETLFARHSGRVQGFLTRMVRDGPLAEDLLQTTFLSVIRARGRYEPGTRFIPWLMTIAANAARDSLRHRHHVDAYASGAHTGAPTSAPPPSGDPSLRQHLLDALQQLPADHREAVVLSKVEGWSFDEIAELRGISAGAARLRAHRGYEKLREILGALGEA
- a CDS encoding metallophosphoesterase; translated protein: MPRWLSFLLWFVPILTLLGVAHVYLYRRLIRDMTAHRGLRRGAQVLLVSGFVGAAGFRSFGVWFPTEGVRLVGIGLLTWMGLVMYLFFCTLAVELAQRVASRAVRGPVPPASLPPSPERRAVLTGGLAVGAGVAGVGLSGFGAWRAFHPPDVRDTPVRLPRLPRALDGFSLVQLTDIHVGDVLQRHFVDELVARTNALKPDVIVITGDLVDGPVSRLGPYVAGFGALAARHGVFFVTGNHDYYSGATSWVAFLERLGITVLRNRAVSIGDTGASFSLAGVDDWSAFRMGEPGYDLDAALREVSPDRASVLLAHQPSNFDEVARRGVGLQISGHTHGGQMFPGNLVAGAIWGSRNAGLSRTGDSQLYVSRGCGFVGPPMRVGAPPEIARLVLMPG